One candidate division KSB1 bacterium DNA segment encodes these proteins:
- the lpxK gene encoding tetraacyldisaccharide 4'-kinase gives MVHASDAVSEGRFLSGDFPPDRALAPSCLTVPISLGYGVAAGLHGRWRAARQRAVPVPVISVGNLSVGGTGKTPCVIALAKLLCEMRPELARVNAIGILSRGYGRGSTGRMVVEVSSTYDAVGDEPLLIKRCVPQAAVIVDADRVASARYAHGIGCRILLLDDGFQYRQLARDLDIVMVDGAAPLGNGCLLPAGPLREAASSLKRATIMIGVGNRVDPAQQLAAKYGPRFSNAQVVMNLPESLQAPGTRVFAFCGIARPRRFEESLAAAGLAVTGVRYFADHHVFSAAELSEIQSEAGQSGASAVVTTAKDRLRVSNWKPMLNLETIEIVMNFTESGELMSLLDPIVARMVE, from the coding sequence TTGGTACACGCATCCGACGCTGTTTCTGAAGGTCGATTTCTGAGCGGCGACTTTCCGCCGGATCGTGCGCTGGCGCCGTCGTGCCTGACGGTGCCGATTTCGCTCGGGTACGGCGTGGCTGCCGGGCTGCACGGGCGCTGGCGGGCGGCGCGACAACGGGCGGTCCCGGTGCCGGTGATTTCCGTGGGCAACCTCAGCGTCGGCGGCACGGGGAAGACACCCTGCGTGATTGCGCTGGCGAAATTACTGTGCGAAATGCGGCCTGAACTCGCCCGGGTGAACGCGATCGGAATTCTCTCGCGGGGCTATGGCCGGGGATCGACCGGTCGCATGGTCGTCGAGGTTTCGAGCACGTACGACGCCGTTGGTGACGAGCCGCTTTTGATCAAGCGGTGCGTGCCGCAGGCCGCGGTGATCGTTGACGCCGACCGGGTGGCATCGGCTCGCTATGCGCACGGCATCGGCTGCCGGATTCTGCTGCTCGACGACGGGTTTCAGTATCGGCAACTTGCGCGCGATCTCGATATCGTAATGGTTGACGGGGCGGCGCCGCTGGGGAATGGCTGTCTCTTGCCGGCCGGGCCGTTGCGGGAAGCCGCCAGCTCGCTGAAGCGTGCGACGATCATGATCGGGGTCGGGAACAGAGTTGACCCGGCGCAACAGCTGGCGGCGAAGTATGGCCCTCGATTTTCAAACGCGCAAGTAGTTATGAATCTCCCGGAGTCCTTGCAGGCCCCCGGGACGCGGGTTTTTGCGTTCTGCGGGATCGCCCGGCCCCGCCGTTTCGAGGAGTCGTTGGCGGCAGCGGGTCTGGCAGTGACGGGAGTTCGGTATTTCGCGGATCACCATGTTTTCTCGGCAGCGGAGCTTTCAGAAATCCAATCTGAAGCCGGTCAGTCCGGGGCATCGGCCGTGGTCACTACCGCGAAGGACCGTTTGCGTGTCAGCAATTGGAAACCTATGTTAAATCTTGAAACGATAGAAATAGTCATGAATTTCACAGAATCTGGCGAATTGATGTCGCTTTTGGATCCAATTGTAGCGCGAATGGTAGAATAA
- a CDS encoding DUF5020 family protein, whose protein sequence is MLRILLAVCLPCVLFAQDKNLFVNLQLHRDIHREVYTSTVEIFELDRYGTTFFFTDSDFGPAGEQSSYFEISRSHAMLRRSFGVLSASLQFNDGTLAGDGFAADGTQIKQIPRTWLGGASLSELKWGPAVFELQALWRQEFAADPGWQLTAVWFSPIPRTRLELLGYVDWNSNETNDEPTSVQAEPQLQYHRGHWALGSELEISRNFAGAYTTDNGYSNRTWYTHPTLFLKVDF, encoded by the coding sequence ATGCTAAGAATTCTACTGGCGGTGTGCCTGCCGTGCGTGCTGTTCGCACAAGACAAGAACCTGTTTGTGAACCTTCAGCTTCATCGCGATATTCACCGTGAGGTCTATACCTCGACGGTGGAGATTTTCGAGCTGGACCGTTACGGAACGACGTTTTTCTTCACGGATAGCGACTTTGGCCCCGCGGGCGAGCAGAGCAGCTATTTTGAGATATCGCGGAGCCACGCCATGCTACGGCGGTCGTTCGGAGTGCTGAGCGCATCGCTGCAATTCAATGACGGTACGTTAGCCGGCGACGGTTTTGCTGCAGACGGAACACAGATCAAGCAAATTCCGCGGACATGGTTAGGCGGCGCGTCGCTGTCAGAGCTGAAATGGGGTCCGGCGGTTTTCGAGCTGCAAGCCCTGTGGCGGCAGGAGTTCGCCGCGGATCCTGGTTGGCAGTTGACCGCTGTGTGGTTCAGTCCGATTCCGCGCACGCGCCTGGAGTTGCTGGGCTACGTGGATTGGAACTCGAATGAGACGAATGACGAGCCGACTTCCGTGCAGGCGGAGCCGCAGCTGCAATATCACCGGGGACACTGGGCGCTGGGCAGCGAACTCGAGATTTCGCGGAATTTCGCCGGTGCATATACGACCGACAACGGGTATTCGAACCGGACTTGGTACACGCATCCGACGCTGTTTCTGAAGGTCGATTTCTGA
- the recJ gene encoding single-stranded-DNA-specific exonuclease RecJ — MQSKWELVESRPHEEIESLANESSIPYTIARILINRGIDTPVQVDRFFAPQAAHLYDPFLMLDMDKAADRIITALQRREKVAIYGDYDVDGITSASMMYLFLKDLGGEVEAYIPDRQSEGYGISESGIAELKRRGASLIVSVDCGITSIKESKFATSIGVDLIISDHHEPGDTIPDAVAVLDPKREGCAYPFKELSGVGVAYKIAQGVVQKLGMEPDYPEKYIDLVALGSAADIVPLVDENRVFVKMGLEKINNLPEVGLAALIDSAQLRGGKIEVGDIVFGIAPRINAVGRLGSALRAVRLLTTRDKVASREIAQVLEDENRRRKDIDNTTLEGAISEIEATMNPHDRRSIVLSREGWHPGVIGIVASRLIERYYRPTVMITVENGMGKGSARAIAKFDIYLALKACSDLLQQFGGHKYAAGLTIEAKNIPAFQERFEQVCREMIPEEDLVPKIKIESEISLDEITPEMVNTLKRFAPFGPKNNRPNFFTRGLEVLDSPRIVGANHLKFRAGQGGASFEAIGFNLGDRIHKVDNGSRHLEMVYAIEENEYMNRKSIQLRIKDLR; from the coding sequence ATGCAATCAAAATGGGAACTGGTTGAGAGCCGTCCCCATGAGGAGATCGAAAGCTTAGCGAACGAATCCAGTATTCCCTACACAATCGCCCGCATCTTGATCAATCGCGGCATCGACACGCCCGTGCAAGTGGATCGGTTTTTTGCGCCGCAGGCGGCCCACTTGTACGATCCGTTTCTGATGCTGGACATGGACAAGGCCGCGGATCGGATTATTACGGCGCTGCAGCGTCGTGAGAAAGTTGCGATTTACGGGGACTATGACGTTGACGGAATTACGTCGGCTTCGATGATGTATCTCTTCCTCAAGGATTTGGGGGGGGAGGTCGAGGCGTACATTCCGGACCGCCAGAGCGAAGGTTACGGTATCTCCGAATCGGGCATCGCGGAATTGAAGCGGCGCGGAGCGAGTTTGATCGTCTCCGTGGACTGCGGGATCACATCGATCAAGGAGTCGAAGTTTGCGACGTCGATCGGCGTCGATCTGATCATCTCGGACCACCACGAGCCGGGAGACACGATACCCGATGCGGTGGCGGTGCTGGATCCGAAGCGCGAGGGCTGCGCCTATCCGTTCAAGGAGTTGAGCGGGGTGGGCGTCGCCTACAAGATTGCGCAGGGCGTTGTCCAGAAGCTGGGCATGGAGCCCGACTATCCGGAAAAGTACATCGACCTCGTGGCGTTGGGGAGCGCGGCGGACATCGTTCCGCTGGTGGATGAGAACCGCGTGTTCGTGAAGATGGGGCTGGAGAAGATCAACAACTTACCCGAAGTCGGCTTGGCGGCGTTGATCGATTCGGCTCAGTTGCGCGGCGGCAAGATCGAAGTGGGCGACATCGTGTTCGGCATTGCGCCGCGGATCAACGCGGTGGGCAGGCTGGGCAGCGCGTTGCGCGCCGTGCGCTTGTTGACGACGCGCGACAAGGTGGCGTCGCGAGAGATCGCGCAGGTTCTGGAGGACGAGAATCGGCGTCGCAAGGACATTGACAACACGACTCTCGAAGGCGCGATTTCGGAGATTGAGGCGACGATGAATCCGCACGATCGGCGGTCGATCGTCCTGTCGCGGGAGGGTTGGCATCCCGGCGTGATCGGCATCGTGGCTTCACGGCTGATCGAACGCTACTACCGTCCGACGGTCATGATCACCGTTGAGAACGGGATGGGCAAGGGCAGTGCGCGGGCGATCGCGAAATTCGACATCTATCTCGCGCTCAAGGCCTGTTCGGATCTGTTGCAGCAATTCGGCGGGCACAAGTACGCCGCGGGGCTGACGATCGAGGCGAAGAACATTCCGGCGTTTCAGGAGCGTTTCGAGCAGGTCTGTCGCGAGATGATTCCGGAAGAGGACCTGGTGCCGAAGATCAAGATCGAGAGCGAAATCTCGCTGGACGAGATCACTCCGGAGATGGTCAACACCTTGAAGCGGTTTGCGCCGTTTGGTCCGAAGAACAATCGTCCGAACTTTTTTACCCGGGGTCTGGAAGTGCTCGACAGTCCGCGGATTGTCGGGGCCAACCACCTGAAATTCCGGGCCGGACAGGGTGGCGCGAGTTTTGAGGCCATCGGCTTCAATCTCGGCGACCGGATTCACAAGGTTGACAACGGCAGCCGCCATCTCGAAATGGTCTATGCGATCGAAGAGAACGAGTACATGAATCGCAAGTCGATTCAACTGCGGATCAAGGACTTGCGGTAA
- a CDS encoding GNAT family N-acetyltransferase: MVRVVDGSRAEWVGVVRELFVEYARWIGIDLEFQQFAAELAALPGDYSPPGGRLNLALADDEVAGCIALREFAPRICEMKRLYVRDAFRGQGIGRTLVLGLIEEARSIGYTGMRLDTLPMMGAAINLYRALGFREIDPYRFNPVTGALYMELNL, translated from the coding sequence ATGGTCCGGGTTGTGGACGGATCCCGTGCCGAGTGGGTCGGTGTGGTTCGCGAACTTTTCGTCGAGTACGCGCGCTGGATCGGCATTGATCTTGAGTTTCAGCAATTCGCGGCCGAGCTGGCCGCACTACCCGGAGACTATTCGCCTCCGGGAGGCCGCCTGAACCTCGCGCTGGCCGACGACGAGGTCGCCGGTTGCATTGCCTTGCGGGAGTTTGCTCCCCGCATTTGTGAGATGAAACGCCTGTACGTGCGCGACGCATTTCGCGGCCAGGGCATCGGACGCACGTTGGTACTCGGGCTCATCGAGGAGGCCCGGAGCATCGGCTACACCGGCATGCGCCTCGACACGCTGCCGATGATGGGAGCGGCGATCAATCTTTATCGAGCGTTGGGGTTTCGCGAGATCGACCCGTATCGCTTCAACCCGGTGACCGGCGCGCTGTACATGGAACTGAATCTGTGA
- a CDS encoding enoyl-CoA hydratase/isomerase family protein: protein MIHAYRHLKLSGDTHVRRVTLARAEVRNAFNADVISELTSVMVRLKRDEALRAVIIDAEGPTFCAGADFHWMGGMKTASYEANLVDSQCLFEMFLETYRLPIPTIACVQGGAYGGGAGLVACCDFVVMAEDALLSFSEVRIGLVPATISPFVIRKIGEGRARELFLSGALIDAERALRIGLANQAVPVESLVAACGEYVAQLMKAGPQALRLTKEVLREVPGLNLHDAREYTALRIAEQRLSDEGQEGMTAFLEKRKPKWAR from the coding sequence ATGATCCACGCCTATCGCCACCTCAAGTTGTCGGGGGACACGCATGTTCGCCGGGTGACGCTGGCGCGCGCCGAGGTCCGCAATGCTTTCAACGCCGACGTGATTTCGGAGTTGACGTCGGTGATGGTTCGACTGAAGCGTGACGAGGCCCTGCGCGCGGTCATCATCGACGCGGAAGGTCCGACGTTTTGCGCGGGAGCCGATTTCCATTGGATGGGGGGGATGAAGACGGCGAGTTACGAGGCGAACCTCGTGGACTCGCAGTGTTTGTTCGAGATGTTTCTGGAGACGTACCGCTTGCCGATTCCCACGATTGCGTGCGTGCAGGGCGGGGCTTACGGCGGAGGCGCCGGACTGGTTGCCTGTTGTGATTTTGTGGTGATGGCGGAGGACGCGCTCCTGTCGTTCAGTGAAGTTCGCATCGGACTGGTCCCGGCGACGATCTCTCCGTTTGTGATTCGCAAGATCGGCGAGGGCCGGGCGCGGGAGCTGTTTCTGAGTGGTGCGCTGATCGATGCCGAGCGTGCCTTGCGCATCGGGCTGGCGAACCAGGCGGTGCCCGTTGAGTCGCTGGTAGCGGCATGCGGCGAGTACGTGGCGCAGTTGATGAAGGCCGGACCGCAGGCGCTGCGGCTGACCAAAGAGGTGCTGCGCGAGGTTCCGGGTTTGAACCTGCATGATGCTCGCGAGTACACGGCGCTGCGGATTGCGGAACAGCGGTTGTCGGACGAGGGCCAGGAAGGTATGACGGCGTTTCTCGAGAAGCGCAAGCCGAAGTGGGCGAGATAG
- a CDS encoding methylcrotonoyl-CoA carboxylase — protein MQKIKSVIRTADSEFAANAASMKALVAELRSRLDKLHPAGGPRIAIERHAARGKLAVRRRLELLFDSDTPFLEFSSLAAHEMYGGDAPSAGVVTGVGVVHGREVLVVANDATVKGGTYYPMTIKKHLRAQAIALENRLPCVYLVDSGGIFLPEQAGTFPDKDHFGRIFYNQARLSAAGIPQIAVVMGSCTAGGAYVPAMSDETVIVKGTGTIFIGGPPLVKAATGADVTAEELGGADVHTRISGVADHFANNDDHALQLTRGIVESLGRGPRHEFDREPPEEPAYDPAEIYGVVPSDLKRQYDIREVLARMVDGSRFQEFKARYGTTLVCGFARIHGYLVGIIGNNGVLFGESAKKGAHFVELCGMRKIPLLFLQNITGFIVGKQYEHGAIASDGAKMVHAVACADVPKFTVVVGGSYGAGNYAMCGRGYSPRLLWTWPNARISVMGGEQAATVLVQVKEEQLRAQDKSLSPEEIEAIRRPVLDKYEFEGSPYYSTARMWDDGILDPVDTRQAIALGIAMAANQPVPDYRPGVYRM, from the coding sequence GTGCAGAAAATCAAATCTGTTATTCGCACCGCCGATTCCGAGTTTGCGGCGAATGCCGCCTCGATGAAGGCGCTGGTCGCCGAACTTCGTTCCCGGTTGGACAAACTTCACCCCGCCGGGGGGCCGCGGATCGCCATTGAGCGTCACGCGGCGCGGGGCAAGCTGGCCGTGCGTCGGCGGCTGGAGCTGCTGTTTGATTCGGACACACCGTTTCTCGAGTTTTCGTCGTTGGCCGCGCATGAGATGTACGGCGGCGACGCCCCTTCGGCGGGGGTCGTGACCGGCGTGGGCGTCGTCCACGGGCGGGAAGTGCTGGTGGTGGCGAATGATGCGACCGTCAAGGGCGGCACCTACTACCCGATGACGATCAAGAAGCACTTGCGCGCCCAGGCGATTGCGCTGGAGAATCGGCTGCCCTGCGTGTATCTGGTGGATTCGGGCGGGATCTTTCTCCCGGAACAGGCGGGCACGTTTCCTGACAAGGATCACTTTGGCCGCATCTTCTACAATCAGGCGCGTCTGAGTGCAGCGGGTATTCCGCAAATCGCCGTGGTCATGGGGTCATGCACCGCGGGAGGTGCGTATGTTCCGGCGATGTCGGACGAGACGGTGATTGTGAAGGGCACAGGCACGATCTTCATTGGTGGTCCGCCGCTGGTGAAGGCGGCCACGGGAGCGGACGTCACGGCGGAGGAACTGGGCGGCGCGGACGTGCACACGCGCATCTCCGGCGTCGCGGATCATTTTGCGAACAACGACGACCACGCGCTGCAACTCACGCGGGGAATTGTGGAGAGTCTGGGGCGGGGGCCGCGTCACGAGTTTGACCGCGAGCCGCCCGAGGAGCCGGCCTACGATCCTGCCGAGATCTACGGAGTAGTGCCTTCGGACTTGAAGCGTCAGTACGACATCCGTGAGGTGCTGGCGCGGATGGTCGATGGTTCGCGGTTTCAGGAGTTCAAGGCCCGTTACGGGACGACACTGGTGTGCGGCTTCGCGCGGATTCACGGCTATCTGGTAGGCATCATCGGCAACAACGGCGTGTTGTTCGGCGAATCCGCGAAGAAGGGCGCGCACTTCGTGGAACTCTGCGGGATGCGCAAGATTCCGCTGCTATTCTTGCAGAACATCACGGGGTTCATTGTCGGCAAGCAGTACGAGCACGGGGCGATTGCGAGCGACGGCGCGAAGATGGTGCATGCGGTAGCCTGCGCCGATGTGCCGAAATTCACGGTGGTCGTGGGGGGGTCGTACGGGGCGGGTAACTATGCCATGTGCGGTCGCGGCTATTCGCCGCGACTGTTGTGGACCTGGCCGAATGCGCGGATCAGCGTGATGGGCGGGGAGCAGGCGGCGACGGTACTGGTGCAGGTGAAAGAAGAACAATTACGCGCTCAGGACAAGTCGTTGTCGCCCGAAGAGATCGAGGCGATTCGCCGGCCGGTGCTCGACAAGTATGAGTTTGAGGGCAGCCCCTATTACTCGACGGCGCGGATGTGGGATGACGGGATTCTCGATCCGGTCGATACGCGGCAGGCCATTGCACTGGGCATCGCGATGGCGGCGAACCAGCCCGTTCCGGACTATCGTCCCGGCGTCTATCGCATGTAG
- a CDS encoding SDR family oxidoreductase, whose translation MNLGLAGRRMMVTAASRGLGYSVARELLREGARVLISSSSESRIAAAAERLKSEGLSQVETAVADLTQPRDIERLVELGNSRFGGLDGLVTNCGGPPAGLPLAITDAQWQLAYESVFMSVVRLCRLVVPRMVERRDGAVLAIASTTVKQPIENLTTSNALRPALAGYLRYLADEVAAQNVRINVIAPGRFLTERSLELETALAQRLNVSTAEARARYAGEIPMGRIGDVDEFPALCAFLLSPRGSYVTGQTYCIDGGRVASIF comes from the coding sequence TTGAACCTGGGACTTGCCGGACGGCGGATGATGGTTACGGCGGCCTCGCGCGGACTTGGCTACAGCGTGGCGCGCGAGCTCCTACGCGAAGGTGCTCGGGTGCTGATTTCGAGTTCAAGTGAGTCGAGGATCGCGGCGGCGGCGGAGCGGTTGAAGTCAGAAGGTTTGTCGCAGGTGGAGACGGCGGTCGCCGACCTGACGCAGCCGCGGGACATTGAACGACTGGTGGAGCTCGGCAACTCGCGGTTCGGTGGGTTGGACGGTTTGGTGACGAACTGTGGGGGGCCGCCCGCCGGTTTGCCGTTGGCGATTACGGACGCACAATGGCAATTGGCTTACGAATCGGTGTTTATGTCGGTCGTGCGGCTGTGCCGGCTGGTGGTTCCGCGCATGGTGGAACGGCGTGATGGCGCGGTGCTGGCGATCGCCTCAACCACGGTGAAACAGCCGATTGAGAACTTGACAACATCCAATGCGCTGCGACCGGCGCTGGCGGGGTACCTGCGGTATCTTGCCGATGAAGTGGCGGCGCAGAATGTTCGGATTAACGTGATTGCGCCGGGGCGCTTTCTCACGGAGCGATCGTTGGAGCTCGAGACGGCGCTGGCGCAGCGTCTGAACGTCAGCACGGCGGAAGCGCGTGCGCGTTATGCCGGGGAAATTCCGATGGGACGGATCGGCGACGTCGATGAATTTCCCGCGCTCTGCGCGTTCCTGCTGTCACCGCGCGGGTCTTATGTGACGGGACAAACCTATTGTATAGACGGGGGCAGGGTTGCTTCGATATTTTAG
- a CDS encoding haloacid dehalogenase-like hydrolase, with protein sequence MKLLIFDIDGTLTHLDGATRRAFDAAFRAAFGTPAQISDIPMHGRTDPMIFRDCFAASGLGETWNVAYQEFRPHYLRELPACIAASERKRLLPGVPELLSALAASSDQPALALGTGNMEDGARLKIGHFDLNRYFPVGGFGDRHEVRTEIMRDAVANSCVHYARNFDLNNTWVIGDTIYDIEGGRAIGARTLGVATGGAFSADQLRAAEGDVVIDDLSDTRAVLDIFGID encoded by the coding sequence GTGAAACTACTCATTTTCGATATTGACGGTACGCTGACGCACCTGGACGGCGCGACCCGGCGCGCTTTCGACGCGGCCTTCCGCGCGGCGTTCGGAACTCCCGCTCAGATCAGCGACATCCCCATGCACGGCCGGACCGATCCGATGATCTTCCGCGACTGCTTCGCCGCCAGCGGCCTCGGCGAGACTTGGAACGTCGCTTATCAGGAGTTCCGACCCCACTACTTACGAGAACTTCCGGCTTGCATCGCCGCCAGCGAGCGCAAACGGCTGCTCCCGGGGGTCCCGGAGTTGCTGTCTGCGCTCGCCGCGTCGAGCGATCAGCCCGCGCTCGCGCTCGGTACGGGCAATATGGAGGACGGTGCGCGGTTGAAGATCGGGCATTTCGATTTGAATCGCTACTTCCCCGTCGGCGGATTTGGTGACCGGCACGAAGTCCGCACAGAGATCATGCGCGATGCCGTCGCCAACTCCTGCGTCCACTATGCCCGCAACTTTGACCTCAACAACACCTGGGTCATCGGCGACACCATCTACGACATCGAGGGCGGGAGAGCCATCGGAGCGCGAACGCTCGGCGTCGCCACCGGCGGTGCGTTCTCCGCGGATCAACTTCGCGCCGCGGAAGGCGATGTCGTGATCGACGATCTAAGCGACACCCGCGCCGTGCTCGACATCTTCGGGATCGATTAA
- a CDS encoding acetate--CoA ligase family protein, producing the protein MNDLQNFFTPSSIAVIGASRTPGAIGREMLRKLVDFGFNGAVYPVNPKARFVQSMKCYRSVLEIPDPVDLAIICVPKQLALQAVEDCGRKEVKSIIMITAGFGETGATGAELEQRVFERVRSHGMRMIGPNCMGVINTDPKYRMDATFAGSPPWEGKIGFLSQSGALGVAILDRAAGMRLGLSSFVSLGNKTDVSTDDVLGYWLEDPRTELVLLYIESFGNPQRFTRIAREMVKQKPIIAVKSGRTRAGARAASSHTASLAAADVAVDALFESAGVMRVDTVEVLFDLAQAFARQPLPKGPRVGVMSNGGGPAILATDAVVGNGLKMATFSPETINSLRSVLAEIASASNPVDMIAMSGAEHFERVANLLLDDENVDALLIVFVAPVTTDSRSVAEAIARAYQANRRKGKPVLVCFMTGDRDTTGTPVLHSAGLPVYIFPESAAQALAAMNRYRQIRERSQGEARVFDDVDRERVRSILEHARLVGRTQLSGDEVSEVLAAWRFPTLAARLVERRDELSARAKETGFPLVMKIAAEGITHKSDVGGVKLNLRDESDVLRAWDEIATSLKALDPPLAKWAVTLEPMISGGRELVLGINTDPAFGPMVMVGMGGIYVEVLKDVAFRLAPLTELDIEEMVKSLRGYKILAGVRGEPSIHFGLLHEALARLSYLSTEFPEIQEMDVNPFLSFPERERCVAVDARISLRGAGESRP; encoded by the coding sequence GTGAACGACCTCCAGAATTTCTTCACGCCGTCGTCGATCGCGGTGATTGGCGCGAGCCGGACGCCGGGCGCGATTGGCCGCGAGATGTTGCGCAAGTTGGTGGACTTCGGGTTCAACGGCGCGGTGTATCCGGTCAATCCGAAGGCGCGCTTCGTGCAATCGATGAAGTGCTATCGGAGTGTGCTCGAGATTCCGGATCCGGTGGATCTGGCGATTATCTGCGTACCGAAGCAGCTGGCGTTGCAGGCCGTTGAGGATTGTGGCCGCAAGGAAGTCAAGTCGATCATTATGATCACGGCCGGGTTCGGCGAAACGGGGGCGACGGGTGCCGAGCTCGAGCAGCGTGTATTTGAGCGGGTTCGCTCCCATGGGATGCGCATGATCGGCCCGAATTGCATGGGCGTGATCAACACCGATCCCAAATATCGCATGGATGCGACTTTCGCCGGTTCGCCGCCGTGGGAGGGCAAGATCGGGTTCCTGTCGCAGAGCGGAGCGCTGGGCGTGGCGATCTTGGATCGCGCCGCCGGGATGCGGCTGGGTCTGTCGTCCTTCGTCAGTCTCGGGAACAAGACGGATGTTTCCACCGATGACGTGTTGGGCTACTGGCTGGAGGATCCGCGCACGGAGCTGGTATTGCTGTATATCGAGAGTTTCGGGAATCCGCAGCGGTTCACACGGATCGCGCGCGAGATGGTGAAACAGAAGCCGATTATTGCGGTGAAGTCCGGTCGCACGCGGGCCGGCGCGCGCGCGGCGTCTTCGCACACGGCCAGTCTGGCCGCTGCTGACGTAGCCGTGGACGCGCTGTTTGAGTCCGCGGGTGTGATGCGCGTGGATACCGTCGAGGTGTTGTTCGATTTAGCGCAGGCGTTTGCGCGACAACCGCTGCCGAAGGGTCCGCGCGTCGGCGTGATGTCCAACGGCGGTGGTCCGGCGATTCTGGCCACGGATGCGGTGGTGGGGAACGGCTTGAAGATGGCGACGTTCTCGCCGGAAACGATTAACTCGCTGCGCTCAGTGCTGGCGGAAATTGCGAGCGCGTCGAATCCGGTTGACATGATTGCGATGTCCGGCGCGGAGCATTTTGAGCGCGTGGCCAATTTGCTGCTCGACGACGAGAATGTCGATGCGCTGCTGATCGTGTTCGTCGCGCCGGTGACCACGGATTCGCGCAGCGTGGCCGAAGCGATCGCGCGAGCCTATCAGGCAAACCGGCGCAAAGGCAAACCGGTGCTGGTCTGTTTCATGACCGGCGATCGGGACACGACCGGCACGCCGGTGTTGCATTCGGCGGGCCTGCCGGTTTACATCTTTCCGGAATCCGCGGCGCAGGCCCTGGCGGCGATGAATCGCTATCGGCAGATTCGCGAACGGTCCCAGGGCGAGGCGCGAGTCTTCGACGACGTGGACCGCGAGCGTGTGCGCAGCATCCTTGAGCATGCGCGGCTGGTGGGGCGCACGCAGTTGAGCGGAGACGAAGTCTCGGAGGTGCTGGCGGCATGGCGGTTTCCGACGCTCGCCGCGCGGCTGGTGGAACGCCGTGATGAATTGTCGGCTCGCGCCAAGGAAACCGGCTTCCCGCTGGTGATGAAGATTGCGGCGGAGGGCATTACCCACAAGTCCGATGTCGGCGGGGTGAAGTTGAATTTGCGCGACGAGTCGGACGTGTTGCGAGCGTGGGACGAGATCGCGACGTCGCTCAAAGCGCTTGACCCCCCCCTCGCAAAGTGGGCGGTGACTCTGGAACCGATGATCAGCGGTGGCCGCGAACTCGTGCTCGGGATCAACACGGACCCGGCGTTCGGACCGATGGTCATGGTCGGCATGGGCGGGATCTATGTCGAAGTGCTCAAGGACGTCGCCTTCCGGCTCGCCCCGCTGACCGAATTGGACATTGAAGAGATGGTGAAAAGTCTACGCGGCTACAAGATCCTCGCGGGCGTGCGTGGCGAACCCTCGATCCACTTCGGGTTGCTTCACGAGGCGCTGGCGCGGCTTTCCTATCTTTCGACGGAGTTTCCGGAGATTCAGGAGATGGACGTCAATCCGTTCCTGAGCTTCCCCGAGCGCGAGCGCTGCGTGGCGGTGGATGCGCGGATTTCGTTGCGGGGGGCGGGCGAGTCACGCCCGTAA
- a CDS encoding ribonuclease HI family protein — protein MSDLIAYIDGGARGNPGPAAIGVIVRDEAGQVLYSAGKTIGKGTNNEAEYRALIHLLEMAAIDPTLRASKAESLRIHCDSQLIVMQVLGKWKIKEPRLKELNDQVHALKKKVPFQLRIKHVPREANRDADRLVNSALDGAGAAVSGAADGESF, from the coding sequence GTGAGCGACTTAATCGCGTACATCGATGGCGGCGCGCGCGGAAATCCGGGTCCGGCGGCGATCGGGGTGATCGTGCGTGATGAGGCGGGCCAGGTGCTTTACTCCGCGGGCAAGACCATCGGCAAGGGCACCAACAACGAAGCGGAGTATCGCGCGTTGATTCATCTGCTGGAGATGGCCGCGATCGATCCGACGTTGCGGGCGAGCAAAGCGGAGTCGCTGCGGATTCACTGCGACAGTCAATTGATCGTGATGCAGGTGCTGGGGAAATGGAAGATCAAGGAGCCGCGCCTGAAGGAGTTGAACGATCAGGTTCACGCACTGAAGAAGAAGGTTCCGTTTCAATTGCGCATCAAGCATGTCCCGCGCGAAGCGAATCGCGATGCGGACCGCTTAGTGAATTCGGCGCTGGACGGCGCCGGGGCGGCGGTTTCCGGCGCCGCTGACGGGGAGTCGTTTTGA